In Nocardia asteroides, a single genomic region encodes these proteins:
- a CDS encoding CCA tRNA nucleotidyltransferase has translation MVSPKSDSPAAADRDRRTRLLAAAAVTLGALSPVLTPLGELFAAGGHRLYLVGGSVRDAVLGRLGTDLDFTTDARPEQVQELLRGWADHLWDTGGLAFGTVSAAKGDQQLEITTFRSDSYDRVSRNPEVTFGDTLEGDLVRRDFTVNAMAVRIAGDGSMEFADPLDGMAALLAGVLDTPAAPEDSFDDDPLRMLRAARFVSQLGFAVAPRVRTAMTAMAGEIDRITAERVRTELDKLICGAHPIDGIDLMCETGLAERVLPEVPAMKLEIDEHHQHKDVYWHSLTVLRQAVDLEEGDPDPVLRWAALLHDIGKPETKRNEPGGGVSFHHHEVVGAKLVRKRMKALKYPKQFTEEVARLVYLHLRFHGYGKGQWTDSAVRRYVTDADDLLPRLHKLVRADCTTRNKRRAAALQATYDELERRIAALREQEDLARVRPDLDGNAIMELLGIAPGPDVGRAWRFLKELRLDRGPLDRAEAEAALVAWWKGRDG, from the coding sequence GTGGTTTCTCCGAAGTCCGACAGCCCGGCCGCCGCCGACCGGGACCGCCGAACCAGGCTGCTCGCCGCCGCCGCCGTGACGCTCGGCGCGCTCAGCCCGGTGCTGACCCCCCTCGGCGAGCTCTTCGCCGCCGGCGGCCACCGGCTCTACCTGGTCGGCGGCAGCGTGCGGGACGCGGTGCTCGGCAGGCTCGGCACCGACCTGGACTTCACCACCGACGCCCGTCCGGAGCAGGTGCAGGAGCTGCTGCGCGGCTGGGCCGACCACCTCTGGGACACCGGCGGCCTCGCCTTCGGAACGGTGAGCGCGGCCAAGGGCGACCAGCAGCTGGAGATCACCACCTTCCGCAGCGACAGCTACGACCGGGTCTCGCGCAACCCCGAGGTCACCTTCGGGGACACGCTCGAGGGCGACCTGGTGCGCCGCGACTTCACCGTGAACGCCATGGCGGTGCGGATCGCGGGCGACGGCTCGATGGAGTTCGCCGACCCGCTGGACGGCATGGCCGCGCTGCTCGCGGGTGTGCTCGACACCCCGGCCGCGCCGGAGGACTCCTTCGATGACGACCCGCTGCGGATGCTGCGCGCCGCGCGCTTCGTCTCCCAGCTCGGCTTCGCGGTGGCGCCGCGGGTGCGCACCGCGATGACCGCGATGGCGGGCGAGATCGACCGGATCACCGCCGAGCGGGTCCGCACCGAGCTGGACAAGCTGATCTGCGGCGCGCACCCGATCGACGGCATCGACCTCATGTGCGAGACCGGGCTCGCGGAGCGGGTGCTGCCCGAGGTGCCCGCCATGAAGCTGGAGATCGACGAGCACCACCAGCACAAGGACGTCTACTGGCACTCGCTCACCGTGCTGCGCCAGGCCGTCGACCTGGAGGAGGGCGACCCGGACCCGGTGCTGCGCTGGGCGGCGCTGCTGCACGACATCGGCAAGCCGGAGACCAAGCGCAACGAGCCGGGCGGCGGCGTCAGCTTCCACCACCACGAGGTGGTCGGCGCCAAGCTGGTGCGCAAGCGGATGAAGGCGCTGAAGTACCCGAAGCAGTTCACCGAGGAGGTGGCGCGCCTGGTCTACCTGCACCTGCGCTTCCACGGGTACGGCAAGGGGCAGTGGACCGACTCCGCGGTGCGGCGCTACGTCACCGACGCCGACGACCTGCTGCCCCGGCTGCACAAGCTGGTCCGCGCCGACTGCACCACCAGGAACAAGCGCAGGGCGGCCGCGCTGCAGGCCACCTACGACGAGCTGGAGCGGCGGATCGCCGCGCTGCGCGAGCAGGAGGACCTCGCCAGGGTGCGGCCCGACCTGGACGGCAACGCCATCATGGAGCTGCTCGGGATCGCCCCCGGCCCGGACGTCGGGCGAGCATGGCGCTTCCTCAAGGAGCTGCGGCTCGACCGCGGGCCGCTGGACCGGGCCGAGGCCGAGGCCGCGCTCGTCGCCTGGTGGAAGGGGCGGGACGGCTGA
- a CDS encoding NUDIX hydrolase — protein MSQADRANSRRRQPRRRGSAADGSRPRLRTVRETSAGGLVVDGLDGPAEKRSAALIGRTDRRGRLLWSLPKGHIEEGETAEQTAIREVAEETGINGLVVAELGSIDYWFVTEGRRVHKTVHHFLLRSVGGELSDADVEVTQVAWVPLTELNSRLAYADERRLAEVANRLIDRMETGKR, from the coding sequence GTGTCTCAGGCCGATCGCGCGAACAGCAGACGCCGCCAACCGCGGCGTCGCGGTTCGGCCGCCGACGGGTCGCGGCCCCGGCTGCGCACCGTCCGGGAAACCTCGGCCGGTGGTCTCGTCGTCGACGGGCTGGACGGCCCCGCCGAGAAGCGCAGCGCCGCCCTCATCGGGCGGACCGATCGGCGCGGGCGGCTGCTCTGGTCGCTGCCGAAGGGCCACATCGAAGAAGGGGAGACCGCCGAACAGACCGCGATCCGCGAGGTCGCCGAGGAAACCGGCATCAACGGACTCGTTGTCGCCGAACTCGGGAGCATCGACTACTGGTTCGTGACCGAGGGCAGGCGGGTACACAAGACCGTGCATCATTTCCTGTTGCGTTCGGTCGGCGGCGAGCTGTCCGACGCGGACGTCGAGGTCACCCAGGTCGCCTGGGTGCCGCTGACCGAACTGAACTCCCGGCTCGCCTACGCCGACGAACGGCGGCTCGCCGAGGTGGCCAACCGGCTGATCGACCGGATGGAGACCGGTAAGCGATGA
- a CDS encoding DUF6049 family protein has translation MTRGLFRIAAAILTILGSILVMAPLTGQAVAQPSGAGDADQQIGMPKFLKLSLDSVTPTAVTTASDPVLTVTGTVTNIGDRVVDDISVRIQRAPAVTEPGGVRSSLRLDQVNYEVVGAFQDVAERLSPGQRKQFILTVAVRGSEGALEITEPGVYPLLLNVNGEPAYGTQARLDDARFLLPVLGVPPSGGSEPAVPAAPAPPVATTVLWPLADRPRWVPTEPAEDRGQVLLTDDELAASLGKGGRLDQLLGALENEIGADGARNRTLAKSLCLAIDPDLLLTAAAMTDGYRVLASPSDPDGPTRDGGGAAQARAWLDRLRVVAAANCTVALPFAQADLSALAAVHDPALTARAVSEPADIVDRILGARSLRGVAIPDSGSIDPIAGGLLRDQNIRTAVLAETAVAEQGTAGAGGADDLTQNPSGGEPTPAEPARPEVVRMPDIVPAAPVTALAETPAGDGPGSRPDPSLHAVTYDIWSATALAAVGSNPPTPSFTPARVRYDVTNDSRTARLQDALGALTWTALNPRPDRPRAQLLVPPQQWGANREEAITLLRQVDALLTGGMATARTLPELLAQPADPRPYEPDHLPRAVADGVPERFVAPIRDQGARITALSRALVEVPELELTPTEYVTPLRDDLLRALTLSDRRAGGTAQPDVYAQRRLDRTAGTMDRIYGSVTVLPPGGVYTLASEQSPLLLVARNELPVAIRVKFRIEAPPDASIDDTGEQILPPNGTRSFQIPTEVNDSRNLVIPISLTTPDGVALGNATSVSVRSNAYGQALAILTACAATLLLLLAGRRLWHRFRGRPDPADETFDPEVQRQVSRYRRFLARAVRRREPR, from the coding sequence ATGACGCGCGGGCTGTTCCGGATCGCCGCGGCGATCCTGACCATCCTCGGTTCGATTCTGGTGATGGCACCGCTGACGGGTCAGGCAGTGGCCCAGCCAAGCGGTGCCGGCGACGCCGACCAGCAGATCGGGATGCCGAAGTTCCTCAAGCTCTCCCTCGATTCGGTGACGCCGACCGCGGTGACCACCGCCAGCGACCCGGTGCTCACCGTGACCGGGACCGTCACCAATATCGGCGACCGGGTGGTCGACGACATCAGCGTCCGGATCCAGCGCGCGCCCGCCGTCACCGAGCCGGGCGGGGTGCGCAGCAGCCTGCGGCTGGACCAGGTGAACTACGAGGTCGTCGGGGCGTTCCAGGACGTCGCCGAGCGGCTCAGCCCCGGCCAGCGCAAGCAGTTCATCCTCACGGTCGCGGTCCGCGGTTCCGAGGGCGCGCTGGAGATCACCGAGCCCGGCGTCTATCCGCTGCTGCTCAACGTCAACGGCGAGCCCGCCTACGGCACCCAGGCCAGGCTGGACGACGCCCGCTTCCTGCTCCCGGTGCTCGGCGTCCCGCCGTCCGGCGGCAGCGAGCCGGCGGTACCCGCCGCGCCCGCGCCGCCGGTCGCCACCACGGTGCTCTGGCCGCTGGCCGACCGCCCGCGCTGGGTACCGACCGAACCCGCCGAGGACCGCGGCCAGGTGCTGCTCACCGACGACGAGCTCGCCGCCTCGCTCGGCAAGGGTGGCCGGCTGGACCAGCTGCTCGGCGCGCTGGAGAACGAGATCGGCGCCGACGGCGCGCGCAACCGCACCCTGGCCAAGAGCCTCTGCCTCGCCATCGACCCGGACCTGCTGCTCACCGCCGCCGCCATGACCGACGGCTACCGGGTACTGGCCAGCCCCTCCGACCCGGACGGGCCGACCAGGGACGGCGGCGGCGCCGCGCAGGCGCGGGCCTGGCTGGACCGGCTGCGCGTGGTCGCCGCCGCGAACTGCACCGTCGCGCTGCCCTTCGCGCAGGCCGACCTCAGCGCGCTGGCCGCCGTGCACGACCCGGCGCTCACCGCGCGCGCGGTGAGCGAGCCCGCCGACATCGTCGACCGGATCCTCGGCGCGCGCTCGCTGCGCGGGGTCGCCATCCCCGACTCGGGCAGCATCGACCCGATCGCGGGCGGGCTGCTCCGGGATCAGAACATCCGCACCGCCGTCCTGGCCGAGACCGCCGTCGCCGAGCAGGGGACGGCCGGCGCAGGCGGCGCCGACGACCTCACGCAGAATCCGTCCGGCGGCGAGCCGACGCCGGCCGAACCGGCGCGACCCGAGGTGGTCCGGATGCCGGACATCGTGCCCGCCGCCCCGGTCACCGCGCTGGCCGAGACCCCGGCGGGTGACGGGCCGGGCAGCAGGCCGGACCCGTCGCTGCACGCCGTCACCTACGACATCTGGTCCGCCACCGCGCTCGCCGCCGTCGGCTCCAACCCGCCGACCCCGTCGTTCACCCCGGCCCGGGTGCGCTACGACGTCACCAACGACTCGCGGACCGCCCGGCTGCAGGACGCGCTCGGCGCGCTCACCTGGACCGCGCTCAACCCGCGGCCGGACCGGCCGCGCGCGCAGCTGCTGGTCCCGCCGCAGCAGTGGGGCGCCAACCGGGAGGAGGCCATCACGCTGCTTCGCCAGGTCGACGCGCTGCTCACCGGCGGCATGGCCACCGCGCGGACGCTGCCCGAGCTGCTCGCCCAGCCCGCCGACCCGCGCCCGTACGAGCCGGACCACCTGCCGCGCGCCGTCGCGGACGGGGTGCCGGAGCGCTTCGTCGCGCCGATCCGCGATCAGGGCGCCCGGATCACCGCGCTCTCCCGCGCCCTGGTCGAGGTGCCGGAGCTGGAGCTCACCCCGACCGAGTACGTGACCCCGCTGCGCGACGACCTGCTCCGCGCGCTCACCCTCTCCGACCGGCGCGCGGGCGGCACCGCCCAGCCCGACGTCTACGCCCAGCGCAGGCTGGACCGCACCGCGGGCACCATGGACCGGATCTACGGCTCGGTGACGGTGCTCCCGCCCGGCGGCGTCTACACCCTCGCCTCCGAGCAGAGCCCGCTGCTGCTGGTCGCGCGGAACGAGCTGCCGGTGGCGATCCGGGTCAAGTTCCGGATCGAGGCGCCGCCGGACGCCTCCATCGACGACACCGGCGAGCAGATCCTGCCGCCGAACGGCACCCGCTCCTTCCAGATCCCGACCGAGGTGAACGACAGCCGCAATCTCGTCATCCCGATCTCGCTGACCACTCCCGACGGTGTCGCACTTGGCAACGCGACCTCGGTGTCGGTGCGTTCGAACGCCTACGGCCAGGCGCTGGCGATCCTCACCGCCTGTGCGGCGACGCTGCTCCTGCTGCTGGCCGGACGGCGCCTCTGGCACCGGTTCCGGGGCAGGCCCGACCCGGCCGACGAGACCTTCGACCCGGAGGTCCAGCGCCAGGTGAGCCGCTACCGGAGGTTCCTCGCCCGGGCTGTCCGCCGCCGCGAGCCGCGGTGA
- a CDS encoding lipid II flippase MurJ, with the protein MPQGRPPQRGGPPVPAPGEHPAAHGRPPRPEAPPQPPQPPRGAPPAPPRDGRPLSHGEPLPGEPRRAAPPRRPGAQPPSGGMPRQPAHPGQQRYPAEPGQDRRHAHEAEPARPAPQRIPAAQPKHARPAEPATSHYAQSAKAGTALAEPEQPESRESANARLLRDSGSIAIATLVSRITGFGKQLLLLAVLGPAVASSFVSANLIPNMIAELVLGAVLTAIVVPTLIRAEQEDDDNGAAFVRRLVTAAFTVLAVAALLATASAPILATHVFVSADGKVNTELTTALTFLLVPAILFYGMSALLTAILNTRQAFRPGAWAPVLNNVVVLIMLGAYALTPGEISLNPVSMGDSKLLVLGLGVTTGVFVQAASLLPAIRRHGIDLRPLWGIDARLKQFGRMGIAIILYVLISQVGLIVANNISSHADEAGPAIYSNAWLLLQLPYGVLGVTLLTAIMPRLSRNAAADDTPAVVDDLSVATRLTMIALVPVVVFLTLAGPQVGQALFGYAKFAEDAERLGLAVSWSAFALIPYSLVLIHLRVFYAREQAWTPTWIVLGITAVKIVFSALAPVLSSDSSHVVIMLGAANGLGYTAGAIIGGYLLHRSLGDLRMANVGRTVSRVALAAIAGGAVMLIADRVLGLGKLSEAFGGPGSLIRVAILAVVMFGVAFGLMRLAGIPEIVAITVAVSRRLGFTPPAPELDLDAKIDEGATRVLQRRDQYEYPRFDPYGDSTQTMVLPVIRPDAVGRTGSGHFPYPVRQRSTSGDDETSTYPSEGGPRVSDDAVGGVPADDSPGNRPAGLSTEHRPADQPPQPEQGGRVPPQAPVPGAPPQGVPPRAVPPRDAEATVRIGPGSLPPEAVVPPTAQPDTGSAHAHPPRDPMYDTGMLPIPPVGGEQGPGRRIPRGPKLIPGASVAGGRYRLLADCGGSRGLKFWQALDIKLDREVALTFVDADQKSGENSGQDGPQAILSRTLRLGRINSPGLARVLDVVRGSSGGIVVAEWTPGRSLREMAETVPSPIGAARAIRVLASAAELAHRGGGALSIDHPDRVRISASGDAVLAFPGTLSDADAQGDVRGLGAMLYALILARWPIRSGGLSGQAATVGGLRLADFGQDGTPVEPRQVRPEVPFEISAVAVRSLEANKGVRTAATVQHVLEQASVVDQKTDFIPVLRLGQRQQPPVEESLADPELLAAERERSQRMLWIMVGLGILAALVVGIVIWWTVSMFAGGEPSAPLDQSNNIGLTSETTAPPAAPIGPAEPAASGGTGAPVPATAVGVFSPEGTPDGTGNAAAVIDRDPASSWRTDQYFQQFPALKKGVGLLATLPTPARLNSVAIESPSAGTTVEIRTSPTDAPTLDQTQLIGSARLQNGVTDIPVRTDQAARYVLVWITGLGNDGGRFQTTIGELRFEAAP; encoded by the coding sequence ATGCCGCAGGGCCGTCCGCCGCAACGCGGTGGGCCGCCCGTTCCCGCACCGGGCGAGCACCCGGCCGCGCACGGCCGCCCCCCGCGCCCCGAAGCACCCCCGCAGCCCCCGCAGCCCCCGCGCGGCGCGCCCCCGGCCCCGCCGCGCGACGGCCGCCCGCTCTCACACGGCGAGCCGCTCCCCGGCGAACCCCGCCGCGCCGCACCCCCGCGCCGCCCCGGCGCCCAGCCCCCCTCCGGCGGCATGCCGCGCCAGCCCGCGCACCCGGGGCAACAGCGCTACCCGGCCGAGCCGGGCCAGGACCGCAGGCACGCGCACGAGGCCGAGCCCGCCCGCCCCGCCCCGCAGCGCATCCCGGCGGCCCAGCCCAAGCACGCCCGCCCCGCCGAGCCCGCGACCTCGCACTACGCGCAGTCCGCGAAGGCGGGCACCGCGCTCGCCGAGCCGGAGCAGCCCGAGTCCAGGGAGAGCGCGAACGCCCGCCTGCTCCGCGACTCCGGCTCGATCGCCATCGCCACCCTGGTCAGCCGGATCACCGGCTTCGGCAAGCAGCTGCTGCTGCTCGCGGTGCTCGGCCCCGCGGTGGCCAGCTCGTTCGTCTCGGCGAACCTGATCCCGAACATGATCGCCGAGCTGGTGCTCGGCGCCGTGCTCACCGCCATCGTCGTCCCCACCCTGATCCGCGCCGAGCAGGAGGACGACGACAACGGCGCCGCCTTCGTCCGCCGCCTGGTCACCGCGGCGTTCACCGTGCTGGCCGTGGCCGCGCTGCTCGCCACCGCCTCCGCCCCGATCCTGGCGACGCACGTCTTCGTCTCCGCCGACGGCAAGGTGAACACCGAGCTCACCACCGCGCTCACCTTCCTGCTGGTCCCGGCGATCCTCTTCTACGGGATGTCGGCCCTGCTCACCGCGATCCTGAACACCAGGCAGGCGTTCCGGCCCGGAGCGTGGGCGCCGGTGCTGAACAACGTGGTCGTGCTGATCATGCTCGGGGCCTACGCGCTCACCCCGGGCGAGATCAGCCTGAACCCGGTCAGCATGGGCGATTCCAAACTGCTCGTCCTCGGCCTCGGCGTGACCACCGGCGTCTTCGTGCAGGCCGCCAGCCTGCTGCCCGCCATCCGCAGGCACGGCATCGACCTGCGCCCGCTGTGGGGCATCGACGCCAGGCTCAAGCAGTTCGGCCGGATGGGCATCGCGATCATCCTGTACGTGCTGATCAGCCAGGTCGGGCTGATCGTCGCGAACAACATCTCCTCGCACGCCGACGAGGCGGGACCGGCGATCTACTCCAACGCCTGGCTGCTGCTGCAGCTGCCGTACGGCGTCCTCGGCGTCACCCTGCTCACCGCGATCATGCCGCGGCTGAGCCGCAACGCCGCCGCCGACGACACCCCCGCCGTGGTCGACGACCTCTCGGTCGCCACCCGGCTCACCATGATCGCGCTGGTCCCGGTGGTGGTCTTCCTGACCCTGGCGGGCCCGCAGGTCGGCCAGGCGCTGTTCGGCTACGCCAAGTTCGCCGAGGACGCCGAGCGGCTCGGCCTCGCGGTCAGCTGGTCGGCCTTCGCCCTGATCCCGTACTCGCTGGTGCTGATCCACCTGCGCGTCTTCTACGCCCGCGAGCAGGCGTGGACGCCGACCTGGATCGTGCTCGGCATCACCGCGGTGAAGATCGTCTTCTCCGCGCTGGCTCCCGTGCTCTCCAGCGACAGCTCGCACGTGGTGATCATGCTCGGCGCGGCCAACGGCCTCGGCTACACCGCGGGCGCGATCATCGGCGGCTACCTGCTGCACCGCAGCCTCGGCGACCTCCGCATGGCGAATGTGGGGCGCACGGTGTCCCGGGTGGCGCTGGCCGCCATCGCGGGCGGCGCGGTGATGCTGATCGCGGACCGGGTGCTCGGGCTCGGCAAGCTCTCCGAGGCGTTCGGCGGCCCCGGCTCGCTGATCCGGGTGGCGATCCTGGCGGTCGTCATGTTCGGCGTCGCCTTCGGGCTGATGCGCCTGGCGGGCATCCCGGAGATCGTGGCGATCACCGTCGCCGTCTCGCGCCGCCTCGGCTTCACCCCGCCCGCCCCGGAGCTCGACCTCGACGCGAAGATCGACGAGGGCGCGACCCGGGTGCTGCAACGCCGCGACCAGTACGAATACCCGCGGTTCGACCCGTACGGGGATTCCACCCAGACCATGGTGCTTCCGGTCATCCGGCCGGACGCCGTTGGCCGTACCGGGTCGGGCCACTTCCCGTACCCTGTTCGGCAGAGAAGCACAAGTGGCGACGACGAGACTTCGACGTATCCGTCCGAAGGAGGACCGAGGGTGAGCGACGACGCGGTGGGCGGCGTCCCGGCCGACGATTCTCCAGGGAACCGGCCAGCCGGGCTCTCCACCGAGCATCGGCCCGCGGACCAGCCGCCACAGCCGGAGCAGGGCGGCCGGGTGCCGCCGCAGGCCCCGGTGCCCGGCGCTCCGCCGCAGGGGGTGCCGCCGCGGGCAGTGCCGCCGCGGGACGCCGAGGCGACGGTCCGGATCGGCCCTGGCAGCCTGCCGCCGGAGGCGGTTGTGCCGCCGACAGCGCAGCCGGACACCGGCTCGGCGCACGCGCACCCGCCGCGCGATCCGATGTACGACACCGGCATGCTGCCGATCCCGCCGGTCGGCGGCGAGCAGGGGCCGGGCCGCCGGATCCCGCGCGGCCCGAAGTTGATCCCCGGCGCCTCGGTCGCGGGCGGCCGCTACCGGCTGCTCGCCGACTGCGGCGGCTCGCGCGGGCTCAAGTTCTGGCAGGCGCTCGACATCAAGCTGGACCGCGAGGTCGCGCTGACCTTCGTCGACGCCGACCAGAAGTCGGGGGAGAACTCCGGCCAGGACGGCCCGCAGGCGATCCTCTCCCGCACCCTGCGGCTCGGCCGGATCAACTCGCCCGGCCTGGCCAGGGTGCTCGACGTGGTGCGCGGCTCCTCCGGCGGCATCGTGGTCGCCGAGTGGACCCCGGGCCGCTCGCTGCGCGAGATGGCCGAGACCGTTCCCTCCCCGATCGGCGCCGCGCGCGCCATCCGGGTGCTCGCCTCGGCCGCCGAGCTGGCGCACCGCGGCGGCGGCGCGCTCTCCATCGACCATCCGGACCGGGTGCGGATCAGCGCCTCCGGCGACGCCGTGCTCGCCTTCCCCGGCACGCTCAGCGACGCCGACGCGCAGGGTGACGTGCGCGGCCTCGGCGCCATGCTCTACGCCCTGATCCTGGCCCGCTGGCCGATCCGCTCCGGCGGGCTGAGCGGCCAGGCGGCCACCGTCGGCGGGCTCCGGCTCGCCGACTTCGGCCAGGACGGCACACCGGTCGAGCCGCGCCAGGTGCGGCCGGAGGTGCCCTTCGAGATCTCCGCGGTCGCGGTGCGCTCGCTGGAGGCGAACAAGGGCGTGCGCACCGCCGCCACCGTCCAGCACGTGCTGGAGCAGGCCTCGGTCGTCGATCAGAAGACCGACTTCATCCCGGTGCTCCGGCTCGGCCAGCGGCAGCAGCCGCCGGTCGAGGAGTCGCTGGCCGACCCGGAGCTGCTCGCGGCCGAGCGGGAGCGCTCGCAGCGGATGCTCTGGATCATGGTCGGGCTCGGCATCCTGGCCGCGCTCGTCGTCGGCATCGTGATCTGGTGGACGGTGAGCATGTTCGCGGGCGGCGAGCCGTCGGCGCCGCTCGACCAGTCCAACAACATCGGCCTGACCAGCGAGACCACCGCCCCGCCTGCCGCGCCGATCGGCCCGGCCGAGCCCGCCGCGAGCGGCGGCACCGGCGCGCCGGTGCCCGCTACCGCGGTCGGCGTCTTCTCCCCGGAGGGCACGCCGGACGGCACCGGCAACGCCGCCGCCGTGATCGACCGCGACCCGGCCAGCAGCTGGCGCACCGACCAGTACTTCCAGCAGTTCCCGGCGCTCAAGAAGGGCGTCGGGCTGCTGGCCACGCTGCCGACCCCGGCCCGGCTGAACTCGGTCGCCATCGAGTCGCCGAGCGCGGGCACGACGGTGGAGATCCGCACCTCGCCCACCGACGCGCCGACGCTGGACCAGACCCAGCTGATCGGCTCGGCGCGGCTGCAGAACGGCGTCACCGACATCCCGGTGCGCACCGACCAGGCCGCCCGCTACGTGCTGGTCTGGATCACCGGCCTCGGCAACGACGGCGGCCGCTTCCAGACCACCATCGGCGAGCTCCGCTTCGAAGCCGCGCCCTGA
- the sigM gene encoding RNA polymerase sigma factor SigM has translation MNRGGKSRPFEPGEPSDIELLRAHVTGQQHAFAELLRRHRDHLWQTAMRIAYTREDAADSLQDALLNAHRTAASFRGDSEVRSWMHTIVVNACLDRIRRNKTRRAISLSPETMPDPADPRNGIAELEVSLMLGRALFTLPPDQRAAVVAVDLEGLSVAETAVLLGVAEGTVKSRCARARLRLREQLEDLRDPGNRT, from the coding sequence GTGAACCGCGGGGGGAAGTCGCGGCCGTTCGAGCCCGGCGAGCCGAGCGATATCGAACTGCTGCGCGCGCACGTCACCGGGCAGCAGCACGCCTTCGCGGAGTTGCTGCGCAGGCACCGCGACCATCTGTGGCAGACCGCCATGCGCATCGCCTACACCAGGGAGGACGCGGCCGATTCGCTGCAGGACGCGCTGCTGAACGCGCACCGCACCGCCGCCTCGTTCCGCGGTGATTCCGAGGTGCGCAGCTGGATGCACACCATCGTGGTGAACGCCTGCCTCGACCGGATCCGGCGGAACAAGACCAGGCGGGCCATCTCGCTCTCGCCGGAGACCATGCCGGATCCGGCGGATCCCCGGAATGGAATCGCCGAACTGGAAGTTTCGTTGATGCTCGGGCGGGCACTGTTCACCTTGCCGCCGGATCAGCGCGCGGCGGTGGTCGCGGTGGACCTGGAGGGGCTCAGCGTCGCGGAGACGGCGGTGCTGCTCGGGGTCGCCGAGGGCACGGTCAAGAGCCGGTGCGCGCGCGCCCGGCTCCGGCTGCGGGAGCAGCTGGAGGATCTCCGTGACCCGGGGAACCGGACGTAG
- the trxB gene encoding thioredoxin-disulfide reductase, whose translation MSTPVRDLIIVGSGPAGYTAAVYAARAELEPLQFEGTQFGGALMTTTEVENFPGFRAGIMGPDLMDEMREQAKRFGTEIRTEDVDAIDLSGPIKTVTVGAETYRAYAIILAMGSAARYLGVPGEEKLLGRGVSACATCDGFFFKGQEIVVVGGGDSAMEEAIFLTKFATTVTIVHRREEFRASRIMLERAKANDKIKFVLNTEVVQVNGDSAVTSLSLRDTRTGETSELAATGLFVAIGHDPRSELVRGQVELDADGYVQVQHPTTATNVPGVFAVGDLVDHIYRQAITAAGTGCRAAIDAERWLGEQGDITSNTLDHAGSPVTPVS comes from the coding sequence ATGAGCACGCCTGTTCGCGACCTGATCATCGTCGGCTCCGGCCCCGCCGGGTACACCGCCGCCGTCTACGCCGCGCGCGCCGAGCTCGAGCCACTGCAGTTCGAGGGCACCCAGTTCGGCGGCGCGCTGATGACCACCACCGAGGTGGAGAACTTCCCCGGCTTCCGCGCGGGCATCATGGGCCCCGACCTCATGGACGAGATGCGCGAGCAGGCCAAGCGCTTCGGCACCGAGATCCGCACCGAGGACGTCGACGCCATCGACCTCTCCGGCCCGATCAAGACCGTGACCGTCGGCGCCGAGACCTACCGCGCCTACGCGATCATCCTCGCCATGGGCTCGGCTGCCCGCTACCTCGGCGTCCCCGGCGAGGAGAAGCTGCTCGGCCGCGGCGTCAGCGCCTGCGCCACCTGTGACGGCTTCTTCTTCAAGGGCCAGGAGATCGTGGTCGTCGGCGGCGGCGACTCGGCGATGGAGGAGGCGATCTTCCTGACCAAGTTCGCCACCACCGTCACCATCGTGCACCGGCGCGAGGAGTTCCGCGCCTCCCGCATCATGCTGGAGCGCGCCAAGGCCAATGACAAGATCAAGTTCGTGCTGAACACCGAGGTCGTGCAGGTCAACGGCGATTCCGCGGTGACGAGCCTGTCCCTGCGTGACACCAGGACCGGGGAGACCTCCGAGCTCGCCGCCACCGGCCTCTTCGTCGCGATCGGCCACGACCCGCGCAGTGAGCTGGTCCGCGGGCAGGTCGAGCTCGACGCCGACGGCTACGTCCAGGTGCAGCACCCGACCACCGCCACGAACGTCCCCGGCGTCTTCGCCGTCGGCGACCTCGTGGACCACATCTACCGCCAGGCGATCACCGCGGCCGGCACCGGGTGCCGCGCCGCGATCGACGCCGAGCGGTGGCTGGGCGAGCAGGGCGACATCACGTCGAACACGCTCGACCACGCCGGTTCCCCGGTGACCCCGGTGTCCTGA
- the trxA gene encoding thioredoxin encodes MSDKKTVTVTDATFADDVLLSEKPVLVDFWADWCGPCKMVAPVLEEIAGTHADKLTIAKLDVDANPGTARDYEVLSLPTMMLFSGGKPVKSIVGAKGKAALLRELDGVI; translated from the coding sequence GTGTCCGACAAGAAGACGGTGACCGTCACCGACGCCACCTTCGCCGACGACGTCCTGCTCAGCGAGAAGCCCGTACTCGTCGACTTCTGGGCCGACTGGTGCGGCCCGTGCAAGATGGTCGCCCCGGTGCTGGAGGAGATCGCGGGCACGCACGCCGACAAGCTCACCATCGCCAAGCTGGACGTGGATGCCAACCCCGGCACCGCCCGCGACTACGAGGTGCTCTCGCTGCCGACGATGATGCTGTTCTCCGGTGGAAAGCCGGTCAAGAGCATCGTCGGAGCCAAGGGCAAGGCCGCGCTGCTGCGCGAACTCGACGGCGTCATCTGA